The proteins below come from a single Verrucomicrobiia bacterium genomic window:
- a CDS encoding type I restriction-modification system subunit M N-terminal domain-containing protein → MTAQENHRLGKILWGIADQLRGAMNADDFRDYMLSFLFLRYLSDNYEEAAKRELGSDYPVVMDGDKRVPLAVWYDMHPNDVPLFERQMRAKVHYVIKPEHLWTSIATMAQGQHPELLRTLQDAFKFIETESFDST, encoded by the coding sequence ATGACCGCACAAGAAAACCACCGACTCGGCAAAATCCTCTGGGGAATCGCGGACCAGCTCCGCGGGGCCATGAACGCGGACGACTTCCGCGATTACATGCTCTCGTTCCTCTTCCTGCGCTACCTTTCCGACAACTACGAGGAGGCGGCCAAGCGGGAGCTAGGCTCCGACTATCCGGTGGTGATGGATGGCGACAAACGGGTGCCGCTGGCGGTGTGGTACGACATGCACCCGAACGATGTGCCGCTGTTCGAGCGGCAGATGCGGGCCAAGGTGCACTACGTGATTAAGCCGGAGCACCTCTGGACCAGCATCGCTACGATGGCGCAAGGACAGCACCCAGAGCTGCTTCGCACGCTGCAGGACGCATTCAAATTCATTGAAACCGAATCGTTCGACAGCAC